DNA sequence from the Chryseobacterium indicum genome:
CGGTTTTTTCGCTTACGAAGTTTCCCACTTCAGCAGAGCCGACCGAAGCATGATGCGCGCGCAGATTATGATCTCCCTGTTCCTGATTTTTATTCTGCCCAAAGTTTTCATCGTTTTATTTTTATTAATTGATGATATCTTCAGAACCGGAAGCTATCTTATCGGACTTACGAGACCATCGGAGAACTTTTTCCCGGAAAGAAGAAAGTTTTTAAGCATCATGGGATTAGGTTTAGGAGGTGTTCTTTCAGCTCTTTTTATCGATGGAATTACATTTGGAAAATACCGCCATAAAGTAAGAAGGGTAAGAATGAATTTTGCGAATCTTCCCAAAAGCTTTAAAGGATATAAAATCGTACAGATTTCAGACGTTCACAGTGGAAGTTTTGCGGATCCGGGAAAGCTTCAGCATGCAATTGACTTAATCAATGAACAGAATCCTGATCTGGTTCTTTTTACCGGAGATATGGTGAATAATGTTGCTGAAGAATTCAAACCATTCATTCCATTATTTTCAAAAATTAAAGCGAAAGACGGGAAATTTGCCGTTCTTGGAAATCATGATTACGCAGATTATGTAAGCTGGGACTCTCCGGAAGCCAAAAAGAAAAATCTTGATACCTTAATTGATTACGAAAGACAAGCCGGTTTCGATATGCTTCGGAACGAACACAGAATCATTGAAAAAAACGGCGAAAAAATATACATTTTAGGAGTTGAAAACTGGGGACTAAAACCTTTTCCACAGTTTGGAAGATTAGATGATGCCTTAAAAGGAATTCCTGAATCTGCTGTTAAAATTTTAATGAGCCACGATCCTACCCATTTTGATTATGTGGTGAAAAAACATCCTGCAAATGTTCATTTAACGCTTTCAGGACATACCCACGGAATGCAGTTTGGTTTGGATCTGAAAAACATAAAATGGTCTCCTGTTCAGTATAAATATCCGAAATGGGCAGATTTATATGAAAGCGAAGGAAAAATGCTGTATGTAAACAGAGGTTTCGGAGTTTTGGGATATCCCGGAAGAGTCGGCGTTTTACCGGAAATTACGCTTTTTGAACTTGCTTAAATCACAAACACTTATTGCGTTTGATTCAAAGATATTTTTCACTCAGTTTTTCGATAAGTAAATTTGAATCAATCGCATTCTCATCAAATCTTGTTAAAGCTTCACGAACCTTAGGATATTCATCTATGAATTCAAGATTTTCGATTTCTTCTAATTTAAAGTCATTCATGATCTTCCGGAACAATTCTTCATCCACTCCCCAATATTTTATATATTTACTTTCATCAATAAATATTTCGACTAAGTTCTCATCATCATTATAGATTAGCCCAAAATTTATAAAAGCATCCTGAGTAAGTTCTTTTTTATATTGATTAATAAATTTCAAAATACTGTCTTTTTCCTCATAATTGCCATAATTTAAGTCAAAATCAATATGCCCAAATAGAACAGCCGCAACTTCGGGTAATGTTTTTGAAAGCGCAACAGTTAAGTTCCAGAGGTTAGAATTATCAATATTTATTTCAGCAAAAAAATCAAATCCTATCGATTCATGCTCAGAATTATTTTCTTTAAGCTTAAAAGTATATCCCTGAACAATATTTGCAGTTTTACTCTCTTCCCATCTTTTTAAGATTGAAGGATTGTTGGGAATTTCATCTTCATTTAAAAATCTTATCGTTTTGGGGAATTCCAAAGTTTTTTTCATAATTAAAAAATATAATCTTTCATACGAGAAGTAGCCATTTCTTTCTCGTTGATCCAACTGAGGAGGGCATCTAATTTGTCCTCCATTTTTTTGCCTGAATTCAGCCTTCTGTAAAAGGGAATATCAAACGGATATTTCTGGAAATCTGTAAACTGCCATGAATTAAGATAGATCAGAACGAAATCGTCTTTTTTCAGGGTTTCAAAAACCATACTCTGGTAATATTCCATCGGAAGCATCTGAAATACAAAATCGTTATACGGAAGCTGACTGTAAGGAGAAATACTTTCCGGAACAATACTCAATCCGTCTTCCTCGTTAATTTGCGTATCTCTTTTCAGACGTTTAAAAGGAAAAAGAATGTTGGCATTATCTATATTTGAAACGTAATTAAATTCCAGCAGTTTCAAATCCTGCTGTGGAAGTTTATTGTCTTTCTGACGAATTCCGCGAATCTGTTTTTCTAAAAATTCCTGAGTAAATTTTTTAGCATCGTCAATTTCCTGAAGGGTAGAATTTTTATTATAAAAAGCAATTTCATGCCCTTGGAATGAAATTGCTTTTATTAAATTCTGAAGTTTTTGAGCGATCGAAATCTCTACAAAAAAACTTGCTTTAACATCATGAATGTCTAAAATTCTAAGTATTGCTTTTGTATTATCTTCTGAAATTTTCAGCCTTTCTTCATCGGAAACAGACTGCTGTTTTTTGCAGTCGGCTTCAATATTCAGAATATTAAATGTGAACAATATCATTTAAACTAAATTTTAGATAATTTTTATAATAAATTAAAAATCAGATGTTAAAATAATTCTTATTTAAATTAAAACTTGAAGTAAATTAATTTTTATTCAGTTTTACTTTTAAGTTCTTAATCATGTCTTTAGTCATCTCAGAAATCCCGAAATCATAGCTTAATCCCCAGTCTTTTTTCGCTACGGAATCATCAATTGAAGCCGGCCAGGAATCTGCGATCGCCTGTCTGAAATCCGGTTTATAGTCGATCTCAAATTCCGGAATTTCTTTCTTAATTTCTTCCGCCAGTTCTTTTGGAGTGAAAGACATTCCGCCCAAATTATATGAAGATCTCACGGTAAGATTTTCTTTCGGAGCATCCATTAATTTCAGAGTTGCATTGATGGCATCATCCATATACAGCATCGGCATTCCTGTATTCTCGGAAATGAAACTTGTGTATTTTCCTTCTTCAATGGCTTCATAAAAAATCTCAACAGCGTAGTCTGTTGTTCCTCCACCTGCAGGCGTTTTCCATGAAATTAATCCCGGATAACGGATGCTTCTTACATCCACTCCATATTTGTCAAAATAATATTCGCACCATTTTTCACCTGCCATTTTAGAAATTCCGTAAACCGTTGTAGGATTTAGAACCACATCCTGCTCTACATTTTCTTTCGGAATTCCCTTTCCGAAAACAGCGATAGAACTCGGCCAGAAAATTTTTTGGATAAGTCCTTCTTTTGCCATTTCACAAAAATGAAGCAGGGGCTCAAGATTTAGCTTCCATGCGAAAATGGGCTGCTTTTCTGATGTACCCGACAATAATGAAGCCAAATGGTAAACGGTGGTGATATCGTAATCTTTGATCACCTGTCTAACCAATTGTGTATTCGTAACGTCCATCCTTTCGTAATGACCCGCCGCAGTAATTCCCTTTTGCCATCTGTCGAGTCCCGAAGCCACAACATTTTCAGCTCCGTGAATTTCAACAAGTCTGTTCGTAAGCTCGGTACCAATTTGCCCTAAAGCACCTGTAATAAGTATTCTTTCCGTGTGGGATTTCATTTTTAACTTTTATTTGTTGATCGAAGCAAAAGTAAATATTTTACACCCTATCTTAAAACAAAATCGTAAATTCGAATATAAATTTTGCAAATGAAAAAGATTATCCTTTCACTTATTTTAATTTCTTCCACAATTTCAGCACAATACACAGATATTACTATTGTGAAGGAGGTAAAAGTTAAAAACAAAGGTGTGGTTGTTTCTGCACATCCACTGGCAAGTGAAGCCGGAGCAAAAATTCTAAAATCGGGAGGAAATGCTTATGATGCTATTGTTGCCACACAATATGCACTTGCCGTTGTATATCCGCAGGCAGGAAATATCGGCGGAGGCGGATTTTTGGTTGGTGTAAAAAATAATGGTGAAAAATTTACGCTCGATTATCGTGAGACTGCGCCCAAAAAAGCAAGCCGCGATATGTACGTCGATAAAAACGGTAAAGCCAATACGGATCTTTCCCAAAACGGAAGATTAGCAGTCGGAATTCCGGGAAGTGTAGCAGGTTTTTTTGCTACTTTAAAATACTGTAAACTTCCGATGGAAAAACTAATTCAGCCTGCCATTGATCTTGCTGAAAAAGGCTTTGCGATTACCGAACAGGAAGCTAATTTACTGAATAACAATAAGCAGCATTTCCAGAAGCACAATCAGTCTTCCATTGTTTTTGTTAAAGATATTCCCTGGAAAGCCGGAGATCTTTTAGTTCAGAAGGATTTGGCTGAAACGTTAAAGTTGATTCAGAAACAAGGTTTGAAAGGCTTTTATGAAGGAAAAACAGCGGAACTTCTGGTTTCTGAAATGAAAAAAGGAAACGGAATTATTAGTTCGGAAGATCTTAAAAATTATAAAGTTGCCGAAAGAAAAGCACTTGAATTTGATTACAAAGGAAATCAGGTGGTTTCTATGCCTTTGCCTTCGAGCGGCGGACTTCTTCTTGCGCAAATGCTGAAAATGGCAGCTTACGAAAATCTGGAAAAATATCAGCAAAATTCTACACAGGCTGTTCAGGTGATGGTGGAAGCCGAAAGAAGAGCATATGCAGACAGAGCGGAATATATGGGCGATCCGGATTTTATTCAGGATAAAACATCTTATCTGATTTCTGACGAATATCTAAAAAACCGCTGGAAAAGTTTCAGTTTCAGCAAAGCAACTCCGAGTGCTGAAGTGGGAAAAATAACTAAACAACCGAAAGAATCTACAGAAACGACTCATATTTCCGTTATTGATAAGGATGGAAATGCAGCGGCTGTTACGACTACTTTAAACGGTTTATACGGAAGTAAAGTTGTTGTTTCGGGAGCGGGATTTTTCTTAAATAATGAAATGGATGATTTTTCCATAAAACCGGGTGTGCCAAATATGTTTGGAGCGGTTGGCGGAGAGGCGAATTCCATTCAGCCGAATAAAAGGATGCTTTCCTCGATGACACCAACCATTGTTCTGAAAAACGGAAAACCTTATATGGTAGTGGGAACTCCGGGAGGAACTACTATTCCGACTTCTGTTTATCAGGCTATCGTTGATGTTATTGATTTTAAGCAGAATGCAAATATTTCTGTAAATGCTCCGAAATTTCATCATCAGTGGCTTCCTGAAATCGTTGCTTTCGAAAAGAATTTTCCTGAAACCACGATTAAAGATCTGGAAAAATTAGGATACAAATCTGAAAAATGGAACCAGATCGGGAGAACAGAAATGATACTGATTGATGACAACGGAAATATTCATGCGGTTGCGGATGGTCGTGGTGACGATTCTGTTGCAGTGGAATAATTGACGTTTTTGTAGTTAATTTTAAAAAACTGACTCAAAAACATTTTAATTAATTGATTATCACATATTTTTATTCATCAGAATGGTAAGAGTGAAATAATCTGGATTTTTAAGACATATGTTTAAGATTTTTCTTTATCAAAAATTAGAGAACGATTTAAAATAATTTGGTTCGGCTCGGGCTTCGCCCGAGCCGAAACTATTCATGACATTTGTCATTATTTTAAAGCAAATTTCACTAATTTTCGGTTTTTAAAATCCATATTCTTGTGAAAGCAAAAAAGATTTACCACCAGCTTTATTTTCAGGTTATTATTGCGATTGTTGCAGGAATTCTTTTGGGAAGATTCTATCCGGAACTTGGTGAAAAGATGAAACCTTTGGGTGACGGATTCATCAAACTCGTGAAAA
Encoded proteins:
- a CDS encoding metallophosphoesterase; protein product: MQRNFFIIAAVFIFLEIYIYQAIRTLTDNNWIKIGYCIISLAVYGFFAYEVSHFSRADRSMMRAQIMISLFLIFILPKVFIVLFLLIDDIFRTGSYLIGLTRPSENFFPERRKFLSIMGLGLGGVLSALFIDGITFGKYRHKVRRVRMNFANLPKSFKGYKIVQISDVHSGSFADPGKLQHAIDLINEQNPDLVLFTGDMVNNVAEEFKPFIPLFSKIKAKDGKFAVLGNHDYADYVSWDSPEAKKKNLDTLIDYERQAGFDMLRNEHRIIEKNGEKIYILGVENWGLKPFPQFGRLDDALKGIPESAVKILMSHDPTHFDYVVKKHPANVHLTLSGHTHGMQFGLDLKNIKWSPVQYKYPKWADLYESEGKMLYVNRGFGVLGYPGRVGVLPEITLFELA
- a CDS encoding polysaccharide deacetylase family protein; the encoded protein is MILFTFNILNIEADCKKQQSVSDEERLKISEDNTKAILRILDIHDVKASFFVEISIAQKLQNLIKAISFQGHEIAFYNKNSTLQEIDDAKKFTQEFLEKQIRGIRQKDNKLPQQDLKLLEFNYVSNIDNANILFPFKRLKRDTQINEEDGLSIVPESISPYSQLPYNDFVFQMLPMEYYQSMVFETLKKDDFVLIYLNSWQFTDFQKYPFDIPFYRRLNSGKKMEDKLDALLSWINEKEMATSRMKDYIF
- a CDS encoding NAD-dependent epimerase/dehydratase family protein, with product MKSHTERILITGALGQIGTELTNRLVEIHGAENVVASGLDRWQKGITAAGHYERMDVTNTQLVRQVIKDYDITTVYHLASLLSGTSEKQPIFAWKLNLEPLLHFCEMAKEGLIQKIFWPSSIAVFGKGIPKENVEQDVVLNPTTVYGISKMAGEKWCEYYFDKYGVDVRSIRYPGLISWKTPAGGGTTDYAVEIFYEAIEEGKYTSFISENTGMPMLYMDDAINATLKLMDAPKENLTVRSSYNLGGMSFTPKELAEEIKKEIPEFEIDYKPDFRQAIADSWPASIDDSVAKKDWGLSYDFGISEMTKDMIKNLKVKLNKN
- the ggt gene encoding gamma-glutamyltransferase: MKKIILSLILISSTISAQYTDITIVKEVKVKNKGVVVSAHPLASEAGAKILKSGGNAYDAIVATQYALAVVYPQAGNIGGGGFLVGVKNNGEKFTLDYRETAPKKASRDMYVDKNGKANTDLSQNGRLAVGIPGSVAGFFATLKYCKLPMEKLIQPAIDLAEKGFAITEQEANLLNNNKQHFQKHNQSSIVFVKDIPWKAGDLLVQKDLAETLKLIQKQGLKGFYEGKTAELLVSEMKKGNGIISSEDLKNYKVAERKALEFDYKGNQVVSMPLPSSGGLLLAQMLKMAAYENLEKYQQNSTQAVQVMVEAERRAYADRAEYMGDPDFIQDKTSYLISDEYLKNRWKSFSFSKATPSAEVGKITKQPKESTETTHISVIDKDGNAAAVTTTLNGLYGSKVVVSGAGFFLNNEMDDFSIKPGVPNMFGAVGGEANSIQPNKRMLSSMTPTIVLKNGKPYMVVGTPGGTTIPTSVYQAIVDVIDFKQNANISVNAPKFHHQWLPEIVAFEKNFPETTIKDLEKLGYKSEKWNQIGRTEMILIDDNGNIHAVADGRGDDSVAVE